The genomic DNA TGTTACGTAACCGATTGCAGAATGAAGTCTTAGCGAATTGTATTCTTCAATCCATTTACCAACTTCTTCTCTAATTTGTTCGAGTGAATACATTGGTATTTCACGGATTAACTCAGTCTTAATGGTTCCATGAAATCTTTCTAGTTTCCCGTTGGACTGAGGATGATTTACAGAAGTCCGAACATTATGGATAGAAAATTCTTTCAAAATTTGTTTGAATTCCTTAGTCAAGAATTGAGATCCATTGTCAGTTATAAGACGAACCGCTAAAAACTTGTCGCCTCCAAGCCATTTGTCGCATGCATCCCATAAAACTAACTGTGTATCAAGTGACTCCATTCGGGTACTGATTGACCAAGCAAGGACTGCACGTGAAAAACCGTCTAACACTGATATCAAATAAACAAAACTCCCTTTAAAATTGATATATGATATGTCCATATGCCAGTGTTCATGAATAGCTTTAGGTTGATCAAAACCTGTTTTCTTTGAATCTCCCAAGGGCTTTTGCCATCTGCGGTTTAAACCACAGTCCACAAGAATGCGATATACACTAGAAGGAGACATATATGCTATGTTTTCATCAATCATCATCCATGCCAAAAGAACATATCCTTTGAATGGATGATTTCGTTTGTAATCTTCAACTGCCTTTCGTTCCTCTGGTGTTATCCAATGCGATTTTGGAATTACTTTCTTTGGTGATTTGTTTTTACATTTTCTCCACACAGTTAACTTGCCTGGATTTACATCTATTTTACTACACAGGTATTTGATGGGGAGACCTGACGCCTCTTTCAGCCGATCTAAGGTATTTACAATCTCATGCTTTAATGCAGTCGAGACATGTAATCCTGTCAGAGCTC from Leptospira ellinghausenii includes the following:
- a CDS encoding DDE-type integrase/transposase/recombinase, with amino-acid sequence MWRKCKNKSPKKVIPKSHWITPEERKAVEDYKRNHPFKGYVLLAWMMIDENIAYMSPSSVYRILVDCGLNRRWQKPLGDSKKTGFDQPKAIHEHWHMDISYINFKGSFVYLISVLDGFSRAVLAWSISTRMESLDTQLVLWDACDKWLGGDKFLAVRLITDNGSQFLTKEFKQILKEFSIHNVRTSVNHPQSNGKLERFHGTIKTELIREIPMYSLEQIREEVGKWIEEYNSLRLHSAIGYVT